One window of the Mixophyes fleayi isolate aMixFle1 chromosome 6, aMixFle1.hap1, whole genome shotgun sequence genome contains the following:
- the MXRA7 gene encoding matrix-remodeling-associated protein 7 isoform X1 yields MDSWEERGSVCTASARRENKSLLIPISMEQEGDFSATVPLIFTALAVILATVLIKLYSAGRKQPAEEAQAEEKETVTEPLEEEGKANEDNVAEEEVGKRTERETIPVEDVGTVEELPQEKENETEAEECAAKEITPSSQSSQDEEDSKAIQSLLHQFFHQQGLQMWQEWPPDPVEDIDIESDQVLKISEADDADDEDFSFKYLPGKLRGSDYEKMLTKDELEEEQRVQREQLGAIFKMMESNRETFGKMSEGDLKEQLKLYNM; encoded by the exons ATGGatagctgggaggagagaggatcAGTCTGTACAGCTTCTGCCAGGAGAGAGAACAAAAGCCTTCTCATCCCAATCAGCATGGAGCAAGAAGGGGATTTCTCAGCTACAGTCCCACTGATATTCACTGCACTAGCAGTCATCCTAGCTACTGTCTTAATCAAGCTCTACTCTGCAGGAAGAAAGCAGCCAGCTGAGGAAGCCcaagcagaggagaaggagacgGTGACAGAACCTTTAGAAGAAGAAGGAAAAGCCAATGAGGACAATGTAGCAGAGGAGGAAGTGGGTAAGAGGACTGAAAGGGAGACAATCCCAGTGGAAGATGTTGGGACAGTTGAAGAGTTGCCGCAGGAGAAAGAGAATGAGACAGAGGCAGAAGAGTGTGCAGCCAAAGAGATTACCCCATCCAGTCAATCTAGTCAGGATGAAGAGGACAGTAAG gcaATACAATCATTACTGCACCAGTTCTTCCACCAACAGGGGCTACAAATGTGGCAGGAGTGGCCTCCAGATCCG GTAGAAGACATTGATATAGAAAGTGATCAAGTCTTGAAGATAAGTGAAGCAGATGATGCAG ATGATGAGgatttttcctttaaatactTACCAGGAAAACTGCGAGGTAGCGATTACGAAAAAATGTTGACTAAGGATGAGCTAGAGGAAGAACAGAG GGTACAGAGGGAACAGCTGGGTGCCATCTTTAAGATGATGGAGAGTAACCGTGAGACCTTTGGGAAGATGTCGGAAGGAGACTTGAAGGAGCAGCTGAAACTATACAACATGTAG
- the MXRA7 gene encoding matrix-remodeling-associated protein 7 isoform X2, which yields MDSWEERGSVCTASARRENKSLLIPISMEQEGDFSATVPLIFTALAVILATVLIKLYSAGRKQPAEEAQAEEKETVTEPLEEEGKANEDNVAEEEVGKRTERETIPVEDVGTVEELPQEKENETEAEECAAKEITPSSQSSQDEEDSKVEDIDIESDQVLKISEADDADDEDFSFKYLPGKLRGSDYEKMLTKDELEEEQRVQREQLGAIFKMMESNRETFGKMSEGDLKEQLKLYNM from the exons ATGGatagctgggaggagagaggatcAGTCTGTACAGCTTCTGCCAGGAGAGAGAACAAAAGCCTTCTCATCCCAATCAGCATGGAGCAAGAAGGGGATTTCTCAGCTACAGTCCCACTGATATTCACTGCACTAGCAGTCATCCTAGCTACTGTCTTAATCAAGCTCTACTCTGCAGGAAGAAAGCAGCCAGCTGAGGAAGCCcaagcagaggagaaggagacgGTGACAGAACCTTTAGAAGAAGAAGGAAAAGCCAATGAGGACAATGTAGCAGAGGAGGAAGTGGGTAAGAGGACTGAAAGGGAGACAATCCCAGTGGAAGATGTTGGGACAGTTGAAGAGTTGCCGCAGGAGAAAGAGAATGAGACAGAGGCAGAAGAGTGTGCAGCCAAAGAGATTACCCCATCCAGTCAATCTAGTCAGGATGAAGAGGACAGTAAG GTAGAAGACATTGATATAGAAAGTGATCAAGTCTTGAAGATAAGTGAAGCAGATGATGCAG ATGATGAGgatttttcctttaaatactTACCAGGAAAACTGCGAGGTAGCGATTACGAAAAAATGTTGACTAAGGATGAGCTAGAGGAAGAACAGAG GGTACAGAGGGAACAGCTGGGTGCCATCTTTAAGATGATGGAGAGTAACCGTGAGACCTTTGGGAAGATGTCGGAAGGAGACTTGAAGGAGCAGCTGAAACTATACAACATGTAG